The following DNA comes from Leptospira stimsonii.
TAATCAAAGAGTTTGTCCGTACACAAGTTCGACCTTCGGATGTACAAGTGGTCAGTTCGGATAAAGAGATTTTTTTTCACGCAAAAAAATGGGGGGCTCATCCGATCTCTTCCGAAGAATTTGCGACCTTGGTTCTCGCGGAAACCACTCCGAAAAAGCCGGAGCCGGACAGCGAAGAATACAAAGACAAAAAACTAAACTCGGACGAACTCGAATATTGGAAAAATTTATTTAGGAAGGGCAGATAAACAGTGCTGTTCAACTCCGTTACTTTTGCGATTTTTTTCGCCTTCGTTTACACGATCTATTGGTTGATTCCAAAGAAGAATCGTCCCGACTTTTTGATTCTTTCCAGCGCCTTTTTTTATATTTGGTTTTCCTGGATTTTTTTCCTTCATTTTGTTTTCGTAATTCTTCTCAACTACATTCTTTATAAGAGAATCAAGCTCGATCGTGAGAAATCCAAAAAGTGGATGATCGTGGCGGTTCTTTTTAACTGTATCAATCTTGGATTTTTCAAATACTTTTATTTCTTTTCCAGAGTTCTTGCGGATCTTACGGGTTATCCGTTCTTTCAAGAGATTCAGGGAATCGTTCATATCATTCTTCCCTTAGCGATCAGCTTTTACAGCTTTCAGATGATCGCCGCGGCCGTGGATGCCAAACGAAATCCCGAAAGCGAACTCATCTCAAACCAAGGATACTTTCTTTTTGTTTTATTTTTTCCGGTTTTGATCGCAGGACCGATTATGAGAACGGGGGACTTTTTTCCGAACTTAAAGAATCTGGAACCGGATCGAGATAAAATCTATAACGGAAGTTACCTGATGATCAGCGGTCTTATCAAAAAGGTTTTGATTGCGGATCCGACTTCCGGTTTAATTTCTCCGATCTTTTCCAATCCAGAAGTTTACGATTCAACTTCCTTGATTCTTGCTGGAATCGGTTATTCGATTCAGGTCTTCTGTGATTTTTCGGGCCTTACGGACATGGCTAGAGGAGTGGGCGCGTTACTCGGCTTTTATCTTCCCGAAAATTTCAAAGCGCCGTTCTTTTCTCTCAGTGGAAGGGAACTCTGGCAGAGATGGCACATAACGTTGTCCTTTTGGTTACGCGATTACATTTACTTCTCGTTAGGTGGAAGTCGGGCTTCGCAGTGGAGAACTCATCTCAATCTGATTCTTACGATGACGATCGGAGGTTTTTGGCATGGAGCCGATTATACCTTTATCGCTTGGGGATTTTATTGGGGAGTATTGCTCGTCGGAGAACGTTATTTGGAGAACACTCTTGGTTGGAAACTCACGCCGGAGAAAAATACAATCCTAAAAGTTCTCAAAGCGACGAGCGTTTTTCTTTTATTTTCATTTAGCGCCGTATTGTTTCGAGCGGATAACGCAAAAACGATGGTACAACATGTTTTGGGAATATTCAAGAATTCTCCTTCTTTGATCGAATCGGAACTTTCAAGTTCGTCAGGAACGGCTTGGATCGGGGAAGCGGGGCGATTGATCGACGGAAATTCTTTTTTTCTACTCAATCAAATGGAGAATTTGGAAAAATTCTTTTATCTTTTCCTGGCGCTGGTTCTTTTCAACTGGGTTCAGTATGTTCCGGAATTTTGGAAACGTTTCCGAAAATATGATCCTTGGCTCCTTACCTTTGTAGGAGTTGTCACACTATTCTTGCTCGCTTTGTTTTCGGAAGACTCGGGCGCGTTTATCTATTATAAGTTTTAGGAAAATAGAATGTTTCGAAACCGATTTCTAATCGTTCCTTTTGTCATCTTTCTCATCGCCTTTAGTATCGATAAGATTGTGAGTTCCACGACCTTGGAACCGTATTACTCGCTTACGCTTTCCGATCTTAACTTTCGTCACAAGGAATTTTTGTTTGAAGAATTGAAAGGTTATCTGAAAGAGAAGGAAAGAAAGAAGGTTCTTGTCTATTTTGGAAATTCGAGGGCTCTCCTTTTTAGAAACGATTATATAGAAAAGAAATATCCGAATTGGATTATGTTCAACTTTTCGGTTCCCGGCGGTTCTCCCGATTATTATCTCTATTGGTTGGAGCGGTTTCAATCCGACGGTGTAAAACCGGATTTTATACTAATGGACGAATCGATCGAGATTTTCAATTCTTCCTCCGTTTTGACTTTGGATGAGGTTCTGTTTTACGGACTCAGCCCGTCGTTTGTTTTCCGGCACGCGGATCGATATTCTTCTTCCGATCTTACCGGGTTTATCGGAAAAAAATTATTCCATACTCTAAAAAATCGACCTCGTTGGAATGTGATTCGAGCTCGCGTCAAGGACGGAGGAGCGATGGCAAAGGGGTATAGCAAACTCAGGGACGAGATTACGGAAAATCTGAAAAAACAAAGGGGAAGTGCAACTTCGGACTCGAGTCCTAAGATCGTCCTTTCTCCGGAGCTATTAAAAAAAAGATCGAATACCGATTTTAAATCCTATCTCACTCCGTTTACGTTCAATCCAAAAATGATGTCCAATCAAGAAGACGCGATTGCTATCGCGAAAGGATTAGGAGTTCCTTACGCAACGATTTGGGTGCGGGTTTCTCGTCCTTATTTTGAACTCTATAAAACAAAAAAAGTCCTAACGAACGAAAAAGACGAGAGAACTCCATATGATATCATGATCCCGATTCTGAACCGTTTGCATCAATCGACCGGAACTACATTCTGGAATATGAACGAAGATCCTCTGTATCACTGCGACGATTTTAGCGATCCAGGTCATATGTCGCCGAGTTGTTTTAACGACTACGCGGACTTTATTTTTACTCGACTTCCGAAATAAGAATCTTTCGGAAACGAGGAAAAGAAGAATACGGATAAAATGAGGAAGATTCAATTTTTCTGAACGAAGGAAATAGGAGGAGTTTTGGAACTATTTGAATTCGCCGTATCCGGAAATTGTCACAAGGTACGGATGCTCTTGTCTATGCTAAATTTGGAATATACGAGTCGCTCTCTAAACAGCACCGAACGGGAACACAAGTCAGAAGATTTTCTCAAAATAAATCCTTTGGGACAAGTGCCGGTCTTAAAAGACAAAGCTGTGTTTATTCGGGATAGTCAGGCCATTCTCGTTTACCTCGCCATAGAATACGGAAACGAAGATTGGTTTCCTCGGTCCGGAATCGGGAGCGCAAAAGTAATGGAATGGCTTTCGACGTCTGCAAACGAAGTTACGAGAGGCCCGGCGGCGTTACGCGCTCATTACCGATTTGGAAGATCGATTCCGGTAGAAGAAGCCGTATTCATCACAAATCAACTCTTGTCCCTCCTGGAAGATCACCTAAAAAAACATCCATGGCTCGCCGCGGAAAAAGTGACGATCGCCGATTTAGCAATGTATCCTTATATAGCTTTGGCCAGCGAGGGAAAGATAGATGTACGACCTTTCCCGAATTTATGCGATTGGTTGAAACGAATAGAAGACTTGCCGGGATACGTATCGATGCCCGGCATTGAATTGCAAAAAGGGGAATCGAGCAAATCGGATTCCTAATCGGATCGGTTTTACCCCATCTTGTTTTCGAAGAGATTCTTCAACATTCGAAGACCAACCGATAAGATTCAGTCTAAGTCCGTTAACAAATTACTTGCATTCTCTTCCAAAGAGGCAATGAGCCTATGAGTACCTTCTAATCTTATTTTCTCTAAAGTATTTTTGTCGAGTCCATAGAGTTGCAAAAACTGTAATTTCCCATTGGGAGTGTCAATCGAAGGCAATTCCCGGTCTTTTAGAAAAAGGAAGCCAGTCAATTTCGTTTTCTCCTCTCCATCGATAGGACCACCGAAATTGATGCTTTGTCCTGGTCTAAGTTCATAGCCCTGTAAGGCATAAAATGCCAAATCGTTCATTACAGGCATTGGCCACATAGGTGGAACAGCGAGTCGATTCTTCTTTAGTCTCAACGTCAATTCGTAACCTAAACCGCTCCATTCAGAGTCTTCCCAAGTTTTATCAAAAAGTTCGCTACAACCATAACTAACGTAAAGCCAGTGGTCCTCAAAATCGAACACTGCCAATTGAAATAGTATTGTTTTACCAGTGCGATCATGGATCGGCATGATTTTAGGGGAAATTACCGAGTCCAGTCTTTGAGTCGGATAGATTCGGTTGGTAATTTCATCGATTGCATTCCATCCGGAATTTTCCGATTCATCACCGCTTTCTTGTGATTCGTTTCGGTTTTTTTTTCTTTTAAAAATTTTTGAAAAAATATGCAAGCTTTTCCGTTCCGTTCCTTTTCTTTCCGGA
Coding sequences within:
- a CDS encoding MBOAT family O-acyltransferase, with translation MLFNSVTFAIFFAFVYTIYWLIPKKNRPDFLILSSAFFYIWFSWIFFLHFVFVILLNYILYKRIKLDREKSKKWMIVAVLFNCINLGFFKYFYFFSRVLADLTGYPFFQEIQGIVHIILPLAISFYSFQMIAAAVDAKRNPESELISNQGYFLFVLFFPVLIAGPIMRTGDFFPNLKNLEPDRDKIYNGSYLMISGLIKKVLIADPTSGLISPIFSNPEVYDSTSLILAGIGYSIQVFCDFSGLTDMARGVGALLGFYLPENFKAPFFSLSGRELWQRWHITLSFWLRDYIYFSLGGSRASQWRTHLNLILTMTIGGFWHGADYTFIAWGFYWGVLLVGERYLENTLGWKLTPEKNTILKVLKATSVFLLFSFSAVLFRADNAKTMVQHVLGIFKNSPSLIESELSSSSGTAWIGEAGRLIDGNSFFLLNQMENLEKFFYLFLALVLFNWVQYVPEFWKRFRKYDPWLLTFVGVVTLFLLALFSEDSGAFIYYKF
- a CDS encoding suppressor of fused domain protein; this encodes MHIFSKIFKRKKNRNESQESGDESENSGWNAIDEITNRIYPTQRLDSVISPKIMPIHDRTGKTILFQLAVFDFEDHWLYVSYGCSELFDKTWEDSEWSGLGYELTLRLKKNRLAVPPMWPMPVMNDLAFYALQGYELRPGQSINFGGPIDGEEKTKLTGFLFLKDRELPSIDTPNGKLQFLQLYGLDKNTLEKIRLEGTHRLIASLEENASNLLTDLD
- a CDS encoding DUF1574 domain-containing protein; translation: MFRNRFLIVPFVIFLIAFSIDKIVSSTTLEPYYSLTLSDLNFRHKEFLFEELKGYLKEKERKKVLVYFGNSRALLFRNDYIEKKYPNWIMFNFSVPGGSPDYYLYWLERFQSDGVKPDFILMDESIEIFNSSSVLTLDEVLFYGLSPSFVFRHADRYSSSDLTGFIGKKLFHTLKNRPRWNVIRARVKDGGAMAKGYSKLRDEITENLKKQRGSATSDSSPKIVLSPELLKKRSNTDFKSYLTPFTFNPKMMSNQEDAIAIAKGLGVPYATIWVRVSRPYFELYKTKKVLTNEKDERTPYDIMIPILNRLHQSTGTTFWNMNEDPLYHCDDFSDPGHMSPSCFNDYADFIFTRLPK
- a CDS encoding glutathione S-transferase family protein, which produces MELFEFAVSGNCHKVRMLLSMLNLEYTSRSLNSTEREHKSEDFLKINPLGQVPVLKDKAVFIRDSQAILVYLAIEYGNEDWFPRSGIGSAKVMEWLSTSANEVTRGPAALRAHYRFGRSIPVEEAVFITNQLLSLLEDHLKKHPWLAAEKVTIADLAMYPYIALASEGKIDVRPFPNLCDWLKRIEDLPGYVSMPGIELQKGESSKSDS